Proteins encoded by one window of Cylindrospermum stagnale PCC 7417:
- the coaD gene encoding pantetheine-phosphate adenylyltransferase has protein sequence MIAIYPGSFDPITLGHLDIIQRGCRLFDFVIVAVLRNPHKMPLFTVQQRLEQIRLTTKHLPNVEVDSFDGLTVNYAQMREAQVLIRGLRAVSDFEIELQMAHTNKTLSTQIETVFLATSNEYSFLSSSVVREIARFGGSVDHLVPPHIALEIYQCYDHNSPKSNPIITETISPLKTMPMATPPEKLCEREA, from the coding sequence GTGATTGCTATTTATCCCGGTAGCTTCGACCCCATTACCTTGGGACACCTTGACATCATTCAGCGCGGCTGTCGGCTGTTTGACTTTGTGATAGTTGCCGTACTGCGAAATCCTCACAAAATGCCACTGTTTACAGTCCAGCAACGGCTAGAACAGATTCGCCTAACTACAAAACATCTACCAAATGTAGAGGTAGACAGCTTTGACGGTCTGACTGTCAATTATGCCCAAATGCGAGAGGCACAAGTTTTAATCAGGGGTTTACGAGCGGTTTCTGACTTTGAAATAGAGCTACAAATGGCGCACACTAATAAAACACTTTCAACTCAAATAGAGACAGTTTTTTTGGCTACCTCGAATGAGTATAGTTTTTTAAGTAGTAGTGTGGTAAGAGAGATTGCAAGGTTTGGTGGCTCTGTCGATCATCTCGTTCCCCCACACATTGCCCTAGAGATATACCAATGCTACGACCACAACTCTCCCAAGTCGAATCCAATCATCACGGAAACAATCTCCCCCCTGAAGACTATGCCAATGGCAACTCCCCCGGAGAAGCTTTGCGAACGGGAGGCGTAG
- a CDS encoding DivIVA domain-containing protein, producing the protein MLRPQLSQVESNHHGNNLPPEDYANGNSPGEALRTGGVDIQQELNRLEEIVLSSLRIPLTGRTLVDEEKLLEQLDFIRLSLPSVFQEAAVIVEQKEEILLEAEEYGQQVVDAAQAKRAQILAESDIIRQAEREAEQLRRQVKQECDAMMQDTLAEIERKQRACQQELEEMRQTAIAQAEQIEDGADEYADGVLENIEQDLQEMLRIITNGRQQLRQVDTPPPKNSTNYKKR; encoded by the coding sequence ATGCTACGACCACAACTCTCCCAAGTCGAATCCAATCATCACGGAAACAATCTCCCCCCTGAAGACTATGCCAATGGCAACTCCCCCGGAGAAGCTTTGCGAACGGGAGGCGTAGACATCCAGCAGGAACTCAACCGCCTAGAAGAAATTGTTCTCTCTAGTTTGCGAATTCCGCTGACAGGACGCACATTGGTAGATGAAGAAAAGCTGTTGGAACAGCTAGATTTTATCCGGCTTTCTTTGCCATCGGTTTTTCAGGAAGCAGCAGTGATCGTAGAACAAAAGGAGGAAATTCTCTTAGAAGCAGAAGAGTATGGGCAGCAAGTGGTTGATGCCGCTCAAGCAAAAAGAGCGCAAATTTTGGCTGAAAGCGATATTATCAGACAGGCAGAACGGGAAGCTGAACAACTGCGGCGACAGGTGAAGCAAGAGTGTGATGCGATGATGCAAGACACCCTGGCGGAAATTGAACGCAAGCAGCGTGCCTGTCAGCAAGAATTGGAGGAAATGCGACAAACTGCGATCGCACAAGCTGAACAAATTGAAGATGGTGCTGATGAATATGCTGATGGCGTCCTGGAAAATATCGAGCAGGATCTCCAGGAAATGCTACGAATTATCACCAACGGACGGCAACAACTGCGACAAGTAGATACTCCGCCGCCGAAAAATTCAACTAATTATAAGAAGAGATAG
- a CDS encoding Uma2 family endonuclease — MVQALPKNITFAKFLNWKPEGERYELHDGEIIEMQPDKIHEKITLFLTTELAVEFERLNLPYFIPQQALVKPPSRETGYSPDVMILNRPALTAEDLWEKSSTVTQGTSIPLVIEVISIKWRVDYLDKVRDYEKISIPEYWVVDYLSLGGRRYIGNSIEPTICVYFLVDGEYEVNHFKGSDRIESPTFPDLNLTAQQVFQAGGNIKLV; from the coding sequence ATGGTGCAAGCTTTACCGAAAAATATCACGTTTGCCAAATTTCTGAACTGGAAGCCAGAGGGTGAACGTTATGAACTGCACGACGGCGAAATTATTGAGATGCAGCCAGACAAGATACATGAAAAAATTACTCTTTTTTTGACTACAGAACTGGCTGTAGAGTTTGAGCGGCTAAATCTCCCTTACTTTATCCCCCAGCAAGCTTTGGTGAAACCACCAAGCAGAGAAACAGGCTATTCACCAGATGTCATGATCTTAAATCGTCCTGCCTTGACGGCAGAAGATTTATGGGAAAAATCTTCAACCGTGACTCAAGGGACATCAATTCCCTTGGTAATTGAAGTTATCAGTATTAAATGGCGAGTTGATTACCTGGATAAGGTCAGGGACTATGAAAAAATTAGCATTCCTGAATACTGGGTTGTTGATTATCTCAGTTTGGGAGGTAGGCGGTATATCGGGAACTCGATAGAACCGACTATCTGTGTCTACTTTTTGGTGGATGGTGAGTATGAGGTTAACCATTTTAAGGGTTCTGACCGCATTGAATCACCAACGTTCCCAGATTTGAATTTGACGGCTCAACAGGTATTTCAGGCTGGGGGAAATATTAAGTTGGTGTAG
- a CDS encoding TldD/PmbA family protein, producing the protein MKIEELSALEISFNQLIETLLIKKSESEQFTVRLSSEKSQFTRFNHAKVRQTGCVADGWIKLTLMQDQRSAYQEFPFTGNWHLDWQAAYTALQELRAEISLLPVDPYLVLPTGNNTSREVHPGKLLAAESVVPTLLELVTELDFTGIYAGGVVVKAYGDSSGQKHWFATDCFTLDYSLFTNSGQAVKGTFAGSDWNEPAYIAKINEAKKQLELLSRTPKQLPRGQYKTYFAPAAVADLLTMLSWGAISQADIQQGNSALAALWRQEKQLSPKFCLKENFQRGLVPRFNELGEMAAPELPLIDQGILVNTLVNSRTAKEYGKTANGANGSETLRAPEVSLGNLAFEQILPSLDTGLYLSNLHYLNWSDRPSGRITGMTRYACFWVENGEIIAPIENLRFDESLYRFWGENLIDLTNFQEFIPEVGTYESRQLGGSLVPGMLVNDFTYTL; encoded by the coding sequence ATGAAGATTGAGGAATTATCTGCTTTAGAAATTAGTTTTAATCAACTAATTGAAACTCTACTGATCAAAAAATCAGAAAGCGAACAATTCACCGTCAGACTCAGCAGTGAAAAAAGTCAATTTACCCGGTTCAATCATGCCAAAGTCCGCCAAACTGGTTGCGTCGCTGACGGTTGGATTAAACTGACTTTAATGCAAGATCAGCGCAGCGCTTATCAGGAGTTTCCCTTTACCGGCAATTGGCATCTAGATTGGCAAGCAGCATACACAGCTTTGCAAGAACTACGGGCAGAAATTAGCTTATTACCCGTTGATCCTTATTTAGTTTTACCCACAGGAAACAATACCAGTCGAGAAGTTCATCCAGGGAAATTATTAGCAGCAGAATCAGTAGTTCCCACCTTGCTAGAACTGGTGACAGAATTAGATTTTACTGGCATATATGCAGGCGGAGTAGTAGTTAAAGCTTACGGTGATTCCAGCGGACAAAAACACTGGTTTGCTACCGATTGTTTCACCTTAGATTATTCTCTATTTACCAATTCTGGGCAAGCTGTTAAAGGTACATTTGCCGGCAGTGATTGGAATGAACCTGCTTATATAGCCAAAATCAACGAAGCAAAAAAGCAATTAGAACTGCTTTCTCGTACTCCTAAACAATTGCCAAGAGGTCAATACAAAACCTACTTTGCACCTGCCGCAGTTGCCGATTTATTAACTATGCTTTCTTGGGGTGCTATCAGCCAGGCAGATATCCAACAAGGAAATAGTGCTTTAGCTGCTTTATGGCGTCAAGAAAAACAGCTTTCACCAAAATTCTGTTTAAAAGAAAACTTTCAGCGGGGTTTAGTACCGCGATTTAATGAATTGGGAGAAATGGCTGCACCAGAGTTACCTTTAATAGATCAAGGAATTTTGGTAAATACCTTGGTGAATTCTCGCACCGCTAAGGAATATGGAAAAACGGCTAATGGCGCTAATGGTTCGGAAACTTTACGTGCGCCAGAAGTGAGTTTGGGTAATTTAGCCTTTGAGCAGATTTTGCCAAGTTTAGATACAGGTTTATATCTCTCAAATTTGCATTATTTGAATTGGAGCGATCGCCCCAGTGGTAGAATTACAGGTATGACCCGCTATGCCTGTTTTTGGGTAGAAAATGGCGAAATCATCGCCCCCATCGAAAACCTGCGTTTTGACGAAAGTCTCTACCGCTTCTGGGGTGAAAATCTAATTGATTTAACCAACTTTCAAGAATTTATTCCCGAAGTCGGAACTTACGAAAGTCGCCAATTAGGCGGTTCTTTAGTTCCCGGTATGTTGGTAAACGATTTCACCTACACTTTGTAA
- a CDS encoding TldD/PmbA family protein, protein MFSELTNAIAHFNIPADWIGIRAVKETNSTRYVRDGLPKANGKSSTVGAMLEVLVNGCLGYAATNSLELSALQVAAQTAYNQALAASEWWIYPFSESTRPKVVGEYNSPFLQPLDAISPGEINDLLVRICQKLKVDDKIVQTTASASTSEKETWFVSSNGSQVYQKFISLGTHYGAIAQDGATVQQRTNNGPHANCYQGGWELLKQEHLWHRVQQVGEQAIELLTADECPTTRTNLVLAPDQMMLQIHESIGHPLEIDRILGDERNYAGGSFVNKSDFGNLVYGSEKLNITFDPTVSGEFASYGFDDTGAVATREYVIKAGVLQRGLGSLESQARAGIPGVACARASSWNRPAIDRIANLNLEPGNATFNEIIADIQHGVYMESNRSWSIDDRRYKFQFGCEYAKLIENGKLTKTLRNPNYRATTPEFWHSLTKVGNASNWEMYGTPFCGKGEPNQAISVGHGSPVCLFANVEVFGGG, encoded by the coding sequence ATGTTTTCTGAATTAACAAACGCGATCGCTCATTTTAATATTCCCGCTGATTGGATTGGGATTAGAGCCGTCAAAGAAACCAACTCAACCCGTTATGTTCGTGACGGCTTACCCAAAGCTAATGGTAAATCTTCCACAGTGGGAGCGATGCTAGAAGTTTTGGTAAATGGCTGTTTAGGTTATGCCGCTACCAACTCCCTAGAACTTTCAGCCCTGCAAGTTGCTGCTCAAACAGCCTACAACCAAGCATTAGCAGCCAGCGAATGGTGGATTTATCCCTTCAGTGAAAGTACACGTCCGAAAGTCGTCGGGGAATATAACTCGCCATTTCTACAACCATTAGATGCCATCAGTCCAGGGGAAATCAACGATTTACTCGTTCGCATTTGCCAAAAGCTGAAAGTTGACGACAAGATTGTGCAAACCACAGCCAGCGCTAGCACCAGCGAGAAAGAGACTTGGTTTGTCAGCAGCAACGGCTCACAGGTATATCAAAAATTTATCTCCTTGGGAACTCATTATGGTGCGATCGCGCAAGATGGTGCAACAGTCCAGCAACGCACCAACAACGGACCCCATGCAAACTGTTACCAAGGCGGATGGGAACTATTAAAACAAGAGCACTTATGGCATCGGGTGCAGCAAGTAGGCGAACAAGCAATAGAACTATTAACAGCCGACGAATGCCCAACCACCCGCACCAACTTAGTTTTAGCCCCAGACCAAATGATGCTGCAAATTCACGAAAGCATCGGACATCCCCTAGAAATTGACCGGATTTTAGGAGATGAGCGCAACTACGCCGGCGGCAGCTTTGTGAATAAAAGTGATTTTGGCAACCTAGTATATGGCTCTGAAAAACTAAACATTACCTTCGATCCCACCGTATCCGGCGAATTTGCCAGCTACGGATTTGATGATACAGGCGCTGTAGCCACACGGGAGTATGTCATCAAAGCCGGCGTACTCCAAAGAGGTTTAGGGAGCCTTGAAAGTCAAGCCAGAGCAGGTATACCAGGCGTTGCCTGTGCCCGTGCTTCCTCCTGGAATCGACCAGCAATTGATCGCATTGCCAACTTGAATTTAGAGCCAGGAAACGCCACCTTTAACGAAATCATCGCCGACATACAACATGGCGTTTACATGGAATCTAACCGGTCTTGGTCAATTGACGATCGCCGTTATAAATTTCAGTTTGGTTGCGAATACGCCAAATTAATTGAAAACGGTAAACTCACCAAAACCCTCCGCAATCCCAACTATCGCGCCACCACACCAGAATTTTGGCACAGCTTAACCAAAGTCGGAAATGCCTCCAACTGGGAAATGTACGGCACACCTTTCTGTGGCAAAGGAGAACCAAATCAAGCGATTTCTGTAGGACATGGTTCACCCGTTTGTCTATTTGCTAATGTCGAAGTTTTCGGCGGCGGATGA
- the cysS gene encoding cysteine--tRNA ligase produces the protein MTLTLYNTLTRRQEPFATVEPGKVKMYYCGVTVYDYCHLGHARACIVWDVVRRYLQFIGYEVRYIQNFTDIDDKILNRAREEHSTMEAVADRYIQAYFEDMGRLGIKEADEYPRATHTMNGIQRLIHELEHKGFAYPADGDVYYAVRHFDGYGKLSGRKLDDLQAGASDRVNVQDLEYQKKKDPFDFALWKAAKPGEPAWESPWGKGRPGWHIECSAMVRDRLGETIDIHAGGADLIFPHHENEIAQSEAVTGKPLANYWLHNGMVKVDGEKMSKSLGNFITIRELLDRGVEPMAVRLFVLTAQYRKPIDFTNDAIAAATNGWHTLREGLLFGYQHSQVIGTGNQPISNSYFERFTEAVNDDFNFPGGLAVIFELAKELIREGNIIVHQGKTETPTDELLKTWQTLVTLAGVLGLEAKPEAETPVNDGLGDGEIEDLIQKRQAARKAKNFSEGDRIRDELLAKGVTLIDSREGTRWHRS, from the coding sequence ATGACCCTAACCCTTTACAATACTCTCACCCGTCGTCAGGAACCGTTTGCAACCGTCGAACCAGGAAAGGTTAAGATGTATTACTGCGGCGTGACGGTGTACGATTACTGCCATTTGGGTCATGCTAGAGCTTGTATTGTCTGGGATGTTGTGCGTCGATATCTCCAGTTTATCGGCTATGAAGTCCGCTATATCCAAAATTTTACCGATATTGATGACAAGATTCTCAACCGCGCCCGCGAAGAACACTCGACGATGGAAGCTGTAGCCGATCGCTATATTCAAGCATATTTTGAGGATATGGGGCGTTTGGGAATTAAAGAAGCTGATGAATATCCCCGCGCTACCCATACGATGAATGGCATTCAGCGGTTAATTCATGAGTTGGAACACAAAGGTTTTGCTTACCCGGCTGACGGCGATGTTTATTATGCAGTGCGGCATTTTGATGGATATGGCAAGCTTTCAGGACGCAAGCTAGATGATTTACAAGCCGGTGCTAGCGATCGCGTCAATGTCCAAGATTTAGAATATCAAAAAAAGAAAGATCCCTTTGATTTTGCCCTGTGGAAGGCAGCAAAACCAGGAGAACCCGCTTGGGAATCCCCTTGGGGAAAAGGCCGTCCCGGATGGCATATCGAATGCTCGGCAATGGTGCGCGATCGCTTGGGTGAGACAATTGACATTCACGCTGGTGGTGCTGACTTAATTTTTCCTCACCATGAAAATGAAATTGCCCAATCGGAAGCGGTGACGGGTAAACCCTTAGCTAATTACTGGCTGCACAACGGCATGGTGAAGGTAGATGGTGAAAAAATGTCCAAGTCTTTGGGCAACTTTATCACTATTCGCGAATTGCTAGATCGGGGTGTTGAACCGATGGCGGTACGGCTGTTTGTGTTGACGGCCCAATATCGCAAGCCGATTGATTTTACCAATGATGCGATCGCCGCCGCAACCAACGGCTGGCATACCCTCAGAGAAGGATTACTCTTCGGCTATCAGCACAGTCAGGTAATAGGAACAGGGAATCAGCCAATTTCTAATTCCTACTTTGAACGCTTTACAGAAGCTGTGAATGATGACTTTAATTTCCCTGGTGGGTTAGCAGTCATATTTGAACTAGCTAAGGAACTCATCCGCGAGGGAAATATCATTGTGCATCAAGGCAAAACCGAAACACCAACAGATGAGTTACTCAAAACGTGGCAAACACTTGTAACTTTGGCTGGAGTTTTAGGTTTAGAAGCCAAGCCAGAAGCCGAAACGCCTGTAAATGATGGTTTAGGTGATGGGGAAATTGAGGATTTGATTCAAAAACGGCAAGCAGCGAGAAAAGCCAAGAATTTTTCAGAAGGCGATCGCATTCGTGACGAACTTTTAGCCAAAGGCGTTACCTTAATTGATAGCCGTGAAGGAACCCGCTGGCACAGGAGTTAA
- a CDS encoding CobW family GTP-binding protein gives MQSVVTSESQAMDAPKQGLPVTIITGFLGSGKTTLLNHILTNQQGLKTAVLVNEFGEIGIDNELIVSTGENMVELSNGCICCTINNDLVDAVYKVLEREEKLDYLVVETTGLADPLPVAMTFLGSELRDLTRLDSIITVVDAANYSLDLFNSQAAFSQIAYGDVIILNKADLVDEATLKEIERKIGEVKEDSRIIRSTRSQVPLPLILSVGLFESDKYFETAADDHDHHDHHDHHDHHDHDDHDHSTCGHDHHDHAHDHHDHHDHDHSNHLENDGFTSISFQSDKPFAIKKFQYFLDNQLPSSIFRAKGIMWFDESPNRHIFHLCGKRFTMDNDDWKGTPKNQLVLIGQNLDSETLLAQIENCVCLPSVSRGKGFGK, from the coding sequence ATGCAATCAGTAGTCACTTCCGAATCTCAAGCAATGGACGCGCCAAAACAAGGCTTACCAGTAACAATCATTACTGGTTTTCTTGGTAGCGGCAAGACAACTTTACTTAATCATATTCTGACAAATCAGCAAGGTCTAAAAACCGCTGTTCTAGTGAATGAATTTGGCGAAATAGGCATCGATAACGAGTTAATCGTTTCCACCGGCGAGAACATGGTGGAACTGAGTAACGGTTGTATCTGCTGCACCATTAATAATGATTTGGTCGATGCCGTTTACAAAGTTTTAGAACGGGAAGAAAAGCTAGATTATCTAGTTGTAGAAACAACTGGACTTGCAGATCCCCTACCAGTAGCCATGACATTTCTTGGCTCAGAATTGCGGGACTTAACCCGTCTAGATTCGATTATCACCGTGGTAGATGCGGCAAATTACAGCCTGGATTTATTCAACTCTCAGGCAGCATTCAGTCAAATTGCCTACGGTGATGTGATTATTCTTAACAAGGCAGATTTGGTTGATGAAGCCACTCTGAAGGAGATAGAAAGAAAAATTGGCGAAGTTAAGGAAGATTCGCGAATTATCCGCTCTACGCGATCGCAAGTGCCACTACCTTTAATTCTCAGTGTGGGTCTGTTTGAGTCTGATAAGTATTTTGAGACGGCGGCGGATGACCATGACCATCATGACCATCATGACCATCATGATCATCACGACCACGACGATCACGACCATTCTACCTGCGGTCACGACCACCACGATCATGCTCACGATCATCATGATCACCATGACCATGATCATTCCAACCATTTAGAAAATGATGGTTTTACCTCGATATCTTTCCAGAGTGACAAGCCTTTTGCTATTAAGAAATTTCAATATTTCTTAGATAATCAGCTACCCTCTAGTATCTTCCGAGCTAAAGGGATTATGTGGTTTGATGAAAGTCCCAATCGTCATATTTTTCACCTGTGCGGCAAACGCTTCACTATGGATAATGATGATTGGAAAGGTACACCAAAAAACCAGCTAGTCTTGATTGGCCAAAATCTGGATAGTGAGACTTTACTAGCGCAGATCGAAAATTGCGTTTGTTTACCTTCAGTCAGTCGCGGTAAAGGCTTTGGGAAATAG
- the dtd gene encoding D-aminoacyl-tRNA deacylase translates to MRVIIQRVKSSQVTVNGEIVGKIGRGLNLLVGIADTDTDAELDWMVRKCLELRLFPDDDGGERWQKSVQEIGGQLLVISQFTLYGDCRKGRRPSFDRSAEPKLAADLYNRFVAKLRDRGLLVETGEFGAMMEVMIENDGPVTLILEREAS, encoded by the coding sequence ATGCGCGTGATCATTCAGCGAGTTAAATCATCTCAAGTTACCGTTAATGGGGAAATTGTTGGCAAAATTGGGCGGGGGTTAAACTTGCTCGTCGGCATTGCGGATACTGATACTGATGCTGAACTCGACTGGATGGTGCGGAAGTGTTTGGAATTGCGGCTATTTCCTGATGATGATGGGGGTGAGCGTTGGCAAAAGTCTGTGCAAGAAATTGGTGGGCAGTTACTAGTAATTAGTCAGTTCACTCTTTATGGAGACTGTCGCAAAGGTCGCCGTCCTTCCTTTGACCGTTCAGCCGAACCCAAATTAGCAGCGGATTTGTACAATCGCTTTGTTGCCAAGTTACGCGATCGCGGTTTGCTGGTAGAAACGGGCGAATTTGGGGCAATGATGGAAGTAATGATTGAAAATGATGGTCCAGTGACTTTGATACTGGAAAGAGAAGCAAGCTAA
- the psb28 gene encoding photosystem II reaction center protein Psb28, translated as MAKIQFSRGIDEEVVPDVRLTRSRSGDQGTATFIFTNPTILGQSSTEEVTGMYMIDEEGEIITREVKGKFVNGKPEALEALVLMKTPEEWERFMRFMERYAKDNGLGLSKS; from the coding sequence ATGGCAAAAATTCAGTTTTCAAGAGGTATTGACGAAGAAGTAGTTCCAGACGTGCGCCTAACGCGATCGCGCAGTGGTGACCAAGGCACAGCAACGTTCATTTTTACCAACCCAACCATTTTGGGGCAAAGCAGCACCGAAGAAGTTACCGGGATGTACATGATTGACGAAGAAGGCGAAATCATCACCCGCGAAGTTAAGGGTAAATTTGTCAACGGTAAACCGGAAGCATTAGAAGCACTTGTCCTCATGAAAACCCCTGAAGAATGGGAGCGTTTTATGCGCTTTATGGAGCGGTATGCTAAGGACAACGGTCTCGGATTGAGCAAATCTTAA
- a CDS encoding MogA/MoaB family molybdenum cofactor biosynthesis protein, producing the protein MTLQPHPDTPGMTVTCAVVTVSDTRSPDTDKSGQLIQQLLLGANHAIASSGAQPIAFGGAQPMANSGRFAIATYTIIKDEPAQIQEQIELLGKSANLDAVIFNGGTGIAPRDTTYDAIEKLLEKTLPGFGELFRFLSYQEIGSRAIASRAVAGVYQNKLIFSLPGSSNAVRLAMNKLILPELPHLVSQMRKDSS; encoded by the coding sequence ATGACGCTACAACCCCACCCAGATACACCAGGAATGACGGTAACTTGTGCTGTTGTTACCGTCAGCGATACCCGTTCCCCGGATACAGATAAAAGTGGTCAACTGATTCAGCAATTACTTCTCGGCGCTAACCATGCGATCGCTTCCAGCGGGGCGCAGCCCATCGCCTTTGGCGGGGCGCAGCCCATGGCGAACAGCGGGCGTTTCGCCATCGCCACCTATACCATTATCAAAGATGAACCAGCGCAGATTCAAGAGCAAATAGAACTCTTGGGTAAAAGCGCGAATTTAGATGCTGTGATTTTCAATGGTGGTACAGGAATTGCACCAAGAGATACCACCTATGATGCCATTGAAAAGTTACTAGAAAAGACTTTGCCGGGATTTGGCGAGTTGTTTCGCTTTTTAAGTTATCAAGAAATTGGTTCAAGAGCGATCGCATCTCGCGCTGTTGCTGGCGTTTATCAAAATAAATTAATTTTCTCCCTTCCTGGTTCTAGTAACGCTGTGCGACTAGCCATGAATAAGCTAATTTTGCCAGAACTCCCGCACTTAGTCAGCCAGATGAGAAAAGATTCATCGTGA
- a CDS encoding DUF4349 domain-containing protein codes for MQALTKLPRKSTLFASLLLGGVIFTSCATNPQSFKQLEATQGANQAAEAPATKIDSQAASASPTPRQLPQLIKKAAMTVIVNSVDQSIDAVSQIINKQQGDLIGLNEQQPTKETALHTASIQLRVPQNLLEPTLEELAKLGTVENRNITAEDVGDRLVDFQARLTNLQKTEVNFQKIMDRAGSVRDVLSVAQELSNVRQSIEQINAQLKNLQNQVAYSTITLKLEAAVSSTSPQRNLGSQIQETWNNSTNSFAAFTLGLLKFGIWLIVYSPYFLILAAGIYGLNRWRRIQGNR; via the coding sequence ATGCAAGCCTTAACGAAATTACCACGCAAATCAACTTTATTTGCGAGTCTATTATTGGGAGGAGTAATATTCACCAGTTGTGCAACTAATCCTCAGTCATTTAAACAGCTTGAAGCCACACAAGGTGCAAATCAAGCAGCAGAAGCACCAGCTACTAAGATTGACTCTCAAGCAGCATCAGCTTCCCCAACGCCCCGTCAGCTTCCCCAACTAATCAAAAAAGCAGCAATGACTGTGATTGTCAACTCTGTGGATCAGAGTATCGATGCTGTCTCGCAAATTATCAATAAACAGCAAGGGGATTTGATTGGGTTAAATGAACAACAGCCCACAAAGGAAACCGCGCTGCATACTGCATCCATACAGTTACGAGTACCGCAGAACTTGCTGGAACCTACCTTGGAAGAACTAGCTAAATTGGGCACAGTAGAAAACCGCAATATCACTGCGGAAGATGTCGGCGATCGCTTAGTGGATTTCCAAGCCAGATTAACCAACCTTCAAAAAACTGAAGTTAATTTCCAAAAAATTATGGATCGCGCTGGTTCTGTCAGAGATGTGCTAAGTGTTGCCCAAGAACTGAGCAATGTCCGACAATCCATAGAGCAAATTAATGCCCAACTGAAAAACTTACAAAATCAAGTCGCTTATTCTACGATCACACTGAAGTTAGAAGCCGCAGTATCTAGCACCAGTCCACAGCGTAACTTAGGTTCGCAAATTCAGGAAACTTGGAACAATTCCACCAACTCCTTTGCAGCCTTTACTCTTGGTTTGCTCAAATTTGGGATTTGGTTAATTGTTTACAGTCCATATTTTTTGATTTTGGCTGCTGGTATCTATGGCTTGAACCGTTGGCGGCGTATCCAAGGCAATCGGTAA